CGGGCCGAAGGTCACCCCGTAGCCGTGCCGCTCCGCCACCTTGCGCGCCCACTGCCGGAACTCCGCACGCGTCCACTCGAAGCGATGGTCGGCATGCCGCACATGACCGGCCGGCAGCGACTCCCAGCGCACGTTGTACTCGACGTTCGGGGTGGTCACCACGACCGTCCGCGGCCTGGCCGCGCCGAACACCGCGTACTCCAGCGCCGGCAGCCGCGCCGGGTCGACATGCTCGACGACCTCGCTCAGCACCGCCGCGTCGTACCCCTGCAGCCGGCTGTCGGTGTACGCCAGCGACCCCTGCACCAGCCGTACGCGCTCCGACTGCCGCTCGGACATCCGGTCCAGCCGCAGCCGGCGCCGCGCCTCGTGCAGCGCCCGCATCGACACGTCCACCCCGACGATCTCGGTGAACTGCCCTTCCTTGAGCAGCGCCCCGACCAACTGGCCCTGGCCGCAGCCCAGGTCGAGCACCCGCGCCGCCCGCTCGGCGCGCAGCACCGCGAGGATCGCCTCCCGGCGCTGCACGGCGAGCGGCACCGGCTTGTCCTCGGTGTCCGCCTCCTCGTCCACCGCGTTGTCGAGTTCCTCCGCCGCGACATCGTCCGACTCGGCCAGCCGCTCCAGCTCCAGCCGCTCCATGGCCCGACGCGTCAGCGCCCACCTCCGCGCGAGGTAGCGTCCGACGATCAGCCGCTGCTCGGGGTGGTTCTCCAGCCACCCCTCACCGGCCCGCAGCAGCTTGTCCACCTCGTCGGGCGCCACCCAGTAGTGCTTGGCGTCGTCCAGCACGGGCAGCAGCACGTACAGGTGCCGCAGTGCCTCGGCGAGCGTGCGCTCCCCCTCCAGGACGAGCCGTACGTAGCGGGAGTCACCCCACTCCGGAAATGTCTCGTCCAGCGGCACCGGCTCGGCCAGCACGGCCCACCCCAGTGGCTCGAACAGCGCACGCACCAGCTCCGCGCCGCCCCGGGCGGGCAGCACCGGCACCTCGATACGCAGCGGGATCGCCCGCCCCACCAGCTCGGGCCGCGCCGCGCACTGCCCCTTCATCGCGCTCGCCAGGACGCTCCGCAGCGCCACGGCGAGCAGCGAGGAGGCCGCATAGGGCCGGTCGTTCACATACTGGCCGAGCGCCGAATCCGGAGCGCCACCGCGGCCCTTGCCCCGGCCCCGGCGAACCAGGGCGATGGGGTCGACCTCCAACAGCAGCGCCGCCGTGCAGCGTTCCGCGTCCGCCTCCGGGTAGAAGACGTGCGCGGTGCCGTGCGCCGTCGAGAACTGCTGCGACTTGTCAGGATGCTTGTGCAGCAGAAATCCGAGGTCGGTCGCCGGACGGTCGGTGCTGCCGGTGGTGGTTATCGTCAGGAACACCCGCCCGAGTATTGCCGCACCGCGCCCGGGTCCCCACCGATTTTTCCGCAGACCCGACCACCCGAGACGTCCCCTCGACCGGTACGCCTACCGCCCGACCACCGCCCTCAGCCGCCTCAGGCCCGCTCAGGTCCCCTCGTACCGACTCGGCTCAGTTCAGCTGCGACTGCACCTGCGTCGAGATCAGATCGAGGTGGTCCAGATCGTCGAGGTCCAGCATCTGCAGATAGACCCGAGAGGCGCCGATGGCCGCGTACCGCCCGATCTTGTCGACGACCTCAGCGGGCGAGCCCGCCAGGCCGTTGGCCTTCAGTTCGTCCACCTCCCGTCCGATGGCCGCGGCCCGCCGCGCCACCTCCGCATCGTTCTTGCCCACGCAGGCCACGAGGGCGTTGGAGTACACCAGGTCGTCGCCCTTCCGCCCGACGGCTTCGGCGGCCGCCCGCACCCGCCCGAACTGGCGCTCGCTGTCCTCCAGCGAGGCGAAGGGGATGTTGAACTCATCGGCGTACTGCGCGGCCAGCCGCGGCGTACGGGTCGCACCGTGTCCGCCGACCAGCACCGGCACCTTGCCCTGGGCGGGCTTGGGCAGCGCGGGCGACCTCTCCAGCTGGTAGTAGGTCCCGTCGTAGCTGAACTCCTTTCCTGTCTTGGTGGCCCACAGGCCGGTGATGATCGCCAGCTGCTCCTCCAGCCGCGCGAACTTCTCCTTGGGGAACGGAATGCCGTACGCCCTGTGCTCGTCCTCGAACCACCCGGCGCCGAGGCCGAGTTCGACCCGTCCGCCGGACATCTGGTCGACCTGGGCCACCTGAATGGCCAGCACTCCCGGCAGCCGGAAGGTCCCTGCCGTCATGAGCGTGCCGAGCCGGATGCGCTCGGTCTCCCGGGCCAGGCCGGCCAGCGTGATCCAGGCGTCCGTCGGGCCCGGCAACCCGTCGACATTGCCCATGCTCAAGTAGTGGTCGGACCGGAAGAACGCGTCAAAGCCGAGGTCCTCGGTGGCCTTGGCGACCTTGAGAAGCGTGTCGTAGGAAGCCCCCTGCTGGGGCTCGGTGAAGATGCGGAGTTTCATACCTCCATCCTGCACACCGCACGGCGGACCAACCGCCACGGCGTGTCGTTGCACCAGGTCGGACCCACACCCGGCCAGCCCCGCCGACCCCGGAGGCATCCCTACGGGCGTGCGATCGGAGGTGAGTGTGTGATCGGAGGTGAGTGGGTGATCGGGGGTGAGTGGGTGATCAGAGTTGGGCGCGTGGTCAGAAGGCGAATGAGGTATGCGGTGGCTCGCGGGGCGGCCTCAGCGGCATCACCCGGGCGGGGGGGCAGGCACCGGACGGTAACCGTGGCGGTGGCCGTGACGGCGTTCCCGTTGACCCTGCGGTGGCAGTGGCAGTGGCGGTGGCAGTGATCGTGACGGTGACGGTGACGGTGACGGCAGCGGTGATCGTGACGGTGCCGTGGCGGGCGAATGCGGCATGGGGCCGCCGTGGGGAGGCCGGCACGACGGTGGGCCGACCGGCACGTGCTGACGGACCAGCCGTCGGCGTGTGAAGCGTGAGCACTCGTGTGGAGTGAGAGCACTCCCTGCCCGCGGGCTCGCCGTGGCAGCGCCCGGGGCGTGCGTCCCGCGCGAACGCGGGCCCTATGACTGCGGGCTGCGGGGCCGTCCGACGTTGTCGGGCCGTCGTTCCGCTCCCGCATCAGGCAGGGTTCGGGTCACGCACCTCCAGCTTCTGCAATATCCCGGACACCCGGTCCCTGGCTTCATCGACCGTGTCCATCGCCTCGACACACGTCCAGTACATCCCCTCCTCGTCCGCCAGCAGCACCACTGCCACCAGCGCCTCGCACACTTCTCGCAGCAGCAGGCTCAGGTTCGTTAAAGCCGCTCTGACGTCGCGCACTTCGGTCAGCTGCGCAGCTCGCAGCCCGACGGTTGCCGACCCCGGGCACAGCAGTCCCCCGCTGAACCGCCCGCCCGCGTCGCCCAGTCCTCGGGCTCTGGACCGCACTTCGTACGGCCCGAATATCGCGAGATGGCTTCCTATCGCCTCTGCCAGAGCTTGCGCCTGCCACGCCTCGACGAGCACATCCTGAACCGTGGTCGCCTCCGTCAGACCGCGCCGGCTGACCGCGATGATCCGCACCGCGTCCATCCGTTCCCCTCCTTCCCTCTTCACTCGCATGCTCCCCGCACTCCTTTCACTACCCAGAGTGAGGGTCAACAGCCAAAAAAGCCAGGGGAATTCGCAAATCTGTGGACAAGCAAGGCGCTGTGGAAAGATCAATGACTCCATAGAGTGACAGGCGGCCGGTACGGACTCGCCCTGTTCCCCCGGTACCACAGCAGCCCCGTACGTCACATGGTCGGCACAGGTCACGAAGAATGCCGAAAACACCCCGTCTGAGCGCGCCGGGACAGTCCGAGCGAGCCCCGCGCCCCGTCCAGGCGACCGGGCGGCCCGCACGGTTCCGGCAAGCAAGCGGGGCGGGGATCAATGCCCCGCCCCCACCCCTCCGCGCCCGCACCCCGTCCGCGCGCGCCTACTCCTCCCGACCCTCGCGATCCGACCGGTCCGGCCGCGCCCGACGTACGGCCGGAAAGCGCGTCTCGTTGCGCTCGATCTTCGCGGCGAGCGCGGTCAGGGCATCGATCCCCAGCGCCTCGCAGAACTGCAGCAGATACGCCAGCACATCGGCGACCTCGTCCTCGACCCGGCCGGCCGACCGCGGATCCGACATCACCGCCGCGGACTCCTCCGGCGTCAACCACTGGAAGATCTCGACGAGTTCCGCGGCCTCGACGCTCAGCGCCGCGGCCAGGTTCTTGGGGGTGTGGTACTGCTGCCAGTCCCGCGCGGCGGCGAACTCGACCAGCCGCCGCTGCAACGCATGAAGATCCTCGCTCATGCCCCTAGACGAGTAAGTCCGAAGTGCTGGTCAGTGGTCGTAGGCGATCAGTGATCGTGTGATCGGTGTTCCGGTGGCCCGGTTGTGCCAGATCGCGGCGGTGAGAGCGAGGATGCGTTGTCCGACGCGGGCCAGGACTCCGGCTGGGGTTCTGGCTCCGTGGCGTTCGAGGTCGAGCTGGCCTTTGAGGGTGTCGTTGACCGACTCGATCAGCTGCCGGATCGGTTTGAGGAGGTGCTCTCCTGGCCGGGGCTTTTTGTTGCGGTAGCTGGGCCGCAGCAGGGTCAGGCCGTGTTGGGCCATGAAGGCGTCGAGGTGCTTGGAGACGTAGCCCTTGTCGCCGATAACCGTCTGCCCGGGGCGGGTGGCCAGCAGGTCGGCGTCCTGGGTGAGCATGCCTGTGAGGACTTCGCGTTCGTCCGTCTTGGGGTTGGCCAGAGCCCAGGCGATCGGTAGTCCGCCAGGTGTGCAGATCAGGTGCAGGCGCAGGCCCCAGAAGAACCGTGAGTGCGAGGGACAGTAGGAGTAAGCGGCCCAGCCGGCCAGGTCGGAGCGTTTGACGGTGGGGCGTGAGCGGGCGCATTCCACGGGTGTGGAGTCCACGATCCATACGTCGTCGTGCCACAGATCCGTGTCGCGGGCGAGGGTGCGAATGAAGCGGCCGAGCAGGGTGTTCGCGGCCCGCAGGCGCTTGTTGTAGCCGGACTGTTCGGGCAGGTAGGGGAACTCGGCCGCCAGATGGGTGCGGGCGAACCGCAGCCAGCGGGCCTCGGAGACGAAGCCGAGTACGGCCTGCATGACCGCGAGCGTCAACAGTTCGGCATCCGTCAGCCTCGGTGGACGCCCTGTCCGCCGCGTTCCTGCCAGAGAGTCATCGATCCTCACGTACAGTGCAGTCGCGAGGGTCTCCAGGTTTGTCGTCACAAACGAACCAACGAGACCCTCGCTTCATGCGCCCGAAGACTTCGGACTTACTCGTCTAGGTGTAGCACCTGCACACCGGGCAGCCCCTCGGCGACCGACGGGTCGCGCACCGTCCCCAGCAGCCGGACGTGCCCGCGCTCTGCCATCCGTACGGCCAGCGACACCAGCTCGCGCGCCTGTCTGCGGTCCATGCAGCGGTCCATCCCGTCCGCCATCACCGTCATCTGCTGATGAGCCGACGGGATCTCCCCGGCCGGGTCCATGGCCAGCACTCCCGGCCCGGTGAGCAGCACCAGGGCCAGCGCGAGGAACCTCAGCTCCCCGTCGCCGAGCTGCTCGACCGGCATCTCGCCGAGCGCCCCCCGGTCGAGCACGACCTGCACACCCGCCTCACACAGCCCCGCCCCGGAGTGCGTGCCGACAGTGCCACCGCGCCCCGCCCCGGACACCGCCGCGGCGACCCCCGCACCGGTCGCGCCCGCGCCCGTCACCCCCGCAGCCGCCGCACCCGAACCCGTCGCACCCGTCGCACCCGGCGCGCGGGGATCCGTCACACCGGAATCCGTCGTGCCCGAGCCCGTCGCTCCCGC
The sequence above is a segment of the Streptomyces lydicus genome. Coding sequences within it:
- a CDS encoding 3' terminal RNA ribose 2'-O-methyltransferase Hen1, coding for MFLTITTTGSTDRPATDLGFLLHKHPDKSQQFSTAHGTAHVFYPEADAERCTAALLLEVDPIALVRRGRGKGRGGAPDSALGQYVNDRPYAASSLLAVALRSVLASAMKGQCAARPELVGRAIPLRIEVPVLPARGGAELVRALFEPLGWAVLAEPVPLDETFPEWGDSRYVRLVLEGERTLAEALRHLYVLLPVLDDAKHYWVAPDEVDKLLRAGEGWLENHPEQRLIVGRYLARRWALTRRAMERLELERLAESDDVAAEELDNAVDEEADTEDKPVPLAVQRREAILAVLRAERAARVLDLGCGQGQLVGALLKEGQFTEIVGVDVSMRALHEARRRLRLDRMSERQSERVRLVQGSLAYTDSRLQGYDAAVLSEVVEHVDPARLPALEYAVFGAARPRTVVVTTPNVEYNVRWESLPAGHVRHADHRFEWTRAEFRQWARKVAERHGYGVTFGPVGPDDPEVGPPTQLAHFRVRGEDSGAVQGENNQGADRVNAGRGGPVTGKEVAA
- a CDS encoding LLM class F420-dependent oxidoreductase, with amino-acid sequence MKLRIFTEPQQGASYDTLLKVAKATEDLGFDAFFRSDHYLSMGNVDGLPGPTDAWITLAGLARETERIRLGTLMTAGTFRLPGVLAIQVAQVDQMSGGRVELGLGAGWFEDEHRAYGIPFPKEKFARLEEQLAIITGLWATKTGKEFSYDGTYYQLERSPALPKPAQGKVPVLVGGHGATRTPRLAAQYADEFNIPFASLEDSERQFGRVRAAAEAVGRKGDDLVYSNALVACVGKNDAEVARRAAAIGREVDELKANGLAGSPAEVVDKIGRYAAIGASRVYLQMLDLDDLDHLDLISTQVQSQLN
- a CDS encoding DUF6099 family protein, whose translation is MDAVRIIAVSRRGLTEATTVQDVLVEAWQAQALAEAIGSHLAIFGPYEVRSRARGLGDAGGRFSGGLLCPGSATVGLRAAQLTEVRDVRAALTNLSLLLREVCEALVAVVLLADEEGMYWTCVEAMDTVDEARDRVSGILQKLEVRDPNPA
- a CDS encoding nucleotide pyrophosphohydrolase, yielding MSEDLHALQRRLVEFAAARDWQQYHTPKNLAAALSVEAAELVEIFQWLTPEESAAVMSDPRSAGRVEDEVADVLAYLLQFCEALGIDALTALAAKIERNETRFPAVRRARPDRSDREGREE
- a CDS encoding IS982 family transposase gives rise to the protein MTTNLETLATALYVRIDDSLAGTRRTGRPPRLTDAELLTLAVMQAVLGFVSEARWLRFARTHLAAEFPYLPEQSGYNKRLRAANTLLGRFIRTLARDTDLWHDDVWIVDSTPVECARSRPTVKRSDLAGWAAYSYCPSHSRFFWGLRLHLICTPGGLPIAWALANPKTDEREVLTGMLTQDADLLATRPGQTVIGDKGYVSKHLDAFMAQHGLTLLRPSYRNKKPRPGEHLLKPIRQLIESVNDTLKGQLDLERHGARTPAGVLARVGQRILALTAAIWHNRATGTPITRSLIAYDH